Proteins co-encoded in one Scylla paramamosain isolate STU-SP2022 chromosome 43, ASM3559412v1, whole genome shotgun sequence genomic window:
- the LOC135093766 gene encoding uncharacterized protein LOC135093766: MAVTSLPQGNVTLLHTTLSLQGEFNLTALPTPMSNETYQRYLRELDLKKFYSTYDVWTGIRTAVTLALFFVFTVTVILYKSKCKPRRKYELYPSLEDMPGRPLDYCDYWCSSPGSHETGQKSSQVDSLGQCYNQGRVKTGSAPLPTQRSVGSYSSLNNSFRVKSLPGSVMRINCSRNSSFERDDSQATAHSVRSEFLSVPGVRLQSTGSSSDGYSAGSSLHDLSGEMTPMALLGVPGLGPRGNKPLLQLGGMDWDSDHATAEWVQTIDINVIQPTPNISPCGSVRSVSDNSELARLPLPGRGRAASQMSLDSPDLDSRSIGSDSVFLEESGGEMFSSRSESMDSGSPSLLATPRQVITPSPRSARRKIQSFRLGINTSSLPLPPSPTPIPLRAVVSDAAARPRDQRSRQKLLQRQRVHEEPLGGMEVAPKRGLSPMSSLAVPTLGSHLRASCERLAAHAALQSDRDHASSKSSSLLVPSASGSTEEEPMCAVFTVPSLRRCNSATTPEQQQEVEGWRGSESDQNPVMRPRRQRAEPSDATRRQRQQQAAGVQRVLEWLRRRQ; the protein is encoded by the exons ATGGCTGTGACGTCACTTCCGCAGGGCAATGTTACTCTTCTCCACACTACTCTTTCTCTCCAGGGAg AGTTTAACCTAACGGCCTTACCTACACCTATGAGTAATGAGACCTACCAGCGGTACCTGCGTGAACTGGATCTCAAG aaaTTCTACTCGACGTACGATGTGTGGACAGGCATACGCACGGCCGTCACCCTCgccctcttcttcgtcttcaccGTCACCGTCATTCTGTACAAGAGCAAGTGCAAGCCGCGCCGCAAGTATGAGCTGTACCCGAGCCTGGAGGACATGCCCGGGCGGCCGCTGGACTACTGCGACTACTGGTGTTCGAGCCCCGGCAG ccACGAGACGGGCCAGAAGTCCAGCCAGGTAGACTCTCTGGGGCAATGTTACAATCAAGGCAGAGTCAAGACGGGGTCGGCGCCCCTGCCCACGCAGCGCTCCGTCGGCTCCTACTCCAGCCTCAACAACTCCTTCAG GGTGAAGAGTCTGCCCGGCAGCGTCATGAGGATCAACTGCTCCCGCAACTCTTCCTTCGAGAGGGACGACTCCCAGGCCACGGCCCActcg GTGCGGTCGGAGTTCCTGTCGGTGCCGGGCGTCAGGCTGCAGTCGACGGGGTCGAGCAGCGACGGCTACAGCGCCGGGTCGTCGCTACACGACTTGAGCGGCGAGATGACGCCCATGGCGCTGCTGGGCGTGCCGGGCCTGGGGCCGCGGGGCAACAAGCCGCTACTGCAGCTGGGCGGCATGGACTGGGACAGTGACCACGCCACCGCTGAGTGGGTGCAGACCATTGACATCAACGTGATCCAGCCCACGCCCAACATCTCGCCCTGCGGCTCCGTGCGCAGCGTGTCCGACAACTCAGAGCTAGCGCGGCTGCCGCTGCCGGGGCGCGGCCGCGCCGCCTCCCAGATGTCCCTGGACTCCCCGGACCTGGACAGTCGGTCCATCGGGTCAGATTCTGTGTTCCTTGAAGAATCGGGAGGCGAGATGTTCAGCAGCCGCTCGGAGAGCATGGACAGCGGCAGCCCCTCCCTGCTGGCCACGCCCCGCCAGGTAatcactccctccccccgcaGTGCGCGCCGCAAGATTCAGTCCTTCCGCCTCGGCATCAACACATCCTCCCTGCCGCTGCCACCCTCCCCCACGCCCATACCTTTGCGCGCCGTGGTGTCGGACGCCGCCGCGCGGCCCCGAGACCAGCGAAGTCGCCAGAAGCTGCTGCAGCGGCAGCGAGTGCATGAGGAACCTCTGGGAGGAATGGAGGTCGCGCCTAAGCGGGGACTGTCTCCCATGAGCTCCCTGGCCGTGCCCACCCTGGGTAGTCACCTGCGGGCCTCGTGCGAGCGCCTGGCGGCACACGCGGCCCTGCAGAGTGACCGGGACCACGCCAGCAGCAAGAGCTCCAGCCTGCTGGTGCCCTCGGCGTCAGGCAGCACTGAGGAGGAGCCCATGTGTGCCGTGTTTACCGTGCCCTCGCTACGCCGCTGCAACTCGGCCACGACGCccgagcagcagcaggaagtgGAAGGGTGGCGGGGGTCCGAGAGCGACCAGAACCCGGTGATGCGCCCGCGCAGACAGCGAGCAGAACCCAGTGATGCGACGCGCAGACAGCGCCAACAGCAGGCCGCGGGGGTCCAGCGAGTCCTCGAGTGGCTCCGACGACGCCAGTGA
- the LOC135093467 gene encoding uncharacterized protein LOC135093467, with product MVPALSLDQPSANTSRASSPALSPDSSPPTPPPSPGTTQRPSRPTSSASQSPRHLQSPFSTSSTPSPTRGRGARNNYLTARCPIYAEEMDLEGEWTFPPAPPPSPFKAGQALYFRQDSSSPSTLPGLPAPLPSGLQPNLGRAPPATTCLCQDSTPSSPQLRHQDSSPTPPVAPTPLPTASPNTDTLPRSIPRPPPTSKPSHILPGASFFNFSLTAHFLPRSLNTHALPRHPTSPEACHWPFNSCPYECFLTSVLPGATHGCLKESPSDPVGEVRSR from the exons ATGGTGCCGGCACTCAGCCTGGACCAGCCCAGCGCCAACACCAGCCGCGCCTCCTCCCCCGCCCTCTCCCCGGACAGCTCCCCCCCAacaccacccccctcccccgGCACGACGCAACGCCCATCACGCCCCACCTCGTCTGCCTCGCAGTCCCCGCGGCACCTGCAGTCCCcgttttccacctcctccacgccCTCCCCCACGCGGGGAAGGGGCGCCCGCAATAACTACCTGACA GCTCGCTGCCCCATCTACGCCGAGGAGATGGACCTGGAGGGCGAGTGGACCTTCCCGCCCGCGCCGCCCCCCTCGCCCTTCAAGGCGGGCCAGGCGCTCTACTTCCGCCAGGACTCCAGCTCCCCTTCCACCCTGCCGGGGCTCCCAGCACCTCTCCCGTCAGGACTCCAGCCCAACCTCGGCCGCGCTCCGCCGGCTACCACCTGCTTGTGTCAGGACTCCACGCCCTCCTCCCCGCAGCTGCGCCACCAGGACTCCTCCCCTACCCCGCCCGTAG CGCCCACGCCTCTCCCAACGGCCTCTCCCAACACTGACACCCTCCCACGTTCCATCCCACGCCCTCCCCCAACGTCCAAACCCTCCCATATACTCCCAGGCGCATCCTTTTTcaacttctctctcaccgctcaCTTCCTCCCACGGTCTCTCAACACCCACGCCCTCCCACGCCATCCCACGTCACCGGAGGCCTGCCACTGGCCTTTCAACTCATGCCCTTACGAATGCTTCCTGACCAGTGTCCTTCCCGGCGCCACCCACGGCTGCCTGAAGGAGAGCCCAAGCGATCCCgtgggtgaggtgaggtcgagATAG
- the LOC135093444 gene encoding mucin-2-like, protein SKVSQYLQHQHQQHHSRANLVLLIQGVLQSATQALKIHDVPNLQHQDQQHHSRAGQDQLIEGVLLSATQALQIHDVPNLQHQDQQHHSPCRPGSTDPRCPPACYPGSTDPRCPKPTTPRPTTRRPTTPFTCKPGSTDPRCTPVCYPGSPDRRCPKPTTPRPTTPFSCRPGSTDPRCPPACYPGSKDPRCPKPTTPRPTTPFSCRPGSTDPRCPPDCYPGSKDPRCPKPTTPRPTTPFSCRPGSTDPRCPPDCYPGSKDPRCPKPTTPRPTTRRPTTPFSCKPGSTDPRCTPVCYPGSTDRRCPKPTTPRPTTPFSCRPGSTDRRCRPICFPDSTDPRCPKPTTPRPTTRRPTTPFSCRPGSTDPRCPPVCYPGSTDPRCPKPTTPRPTTRRPTTPFSCRPGSTDPRCPPVCYPGSTDPRCPKPTTPRPTTRRPTTPFSCRARIRLIQGVLLSATQALQIHGVPNLQQDHLPQQVDQQPLFTCKPGSTDPRCRPVCYPGSIDPRCPKSTTPKPTTPRTTTTTPTTQFTCKPGSTDPRVSSSLLPRLY, encoded by the coding sequence TCCAAGGTGTCCCAATACctacaacaccaacaccaacaacaccattcTCGTGCAAACCTGGTTCTACTGATTCAAGGTGTCCTCCAATCTGCTACCCAGGCTCTAAAGATCCACGATGTCCCAAACCTACAACACCAAGACCAACAACACCATTCTCGTGCAGGCCAGGATCAACTGATCGAAGGTGTCCTCCTGTCTGCTACCCAGGCTCTACAGATCCACGATGTCCCAAACCTACAACACCAAGACCAACAACACCATTCTCCGTGCAGGCCAGGATCAACTGATCCAAGGTGTCCTCCTGCCTGCTACCCAGGCTCTACTGATCCACGATGTCCCAAACCTACAACACCAAGACCAACAACACGCAGACCAACAACACCATTCACATGCAAGCCTGGCTCCACTGATCCAAGGTGTACTCCAGTCTGCTATCCAGGATCTCCTGATCGAAGATGTCCCAAACCTACAACACCAAGACCAACAACACCATTCTCATGCAGGCCAGGATCAACTGATCCAAGGTGTCCTCCAGCCTGCTACCCAGGCTCTAAAGATCCACGATGTCCCAAACCTACAACACCAAGACCAACAACACCATTCTCATGCAGGCCAGGATCAACTGATCCAAGGTGTCCTCCTGATTGCTACCCAGGCTCTAAAGATCCACGATGTCCCAAACCTACAACACCAAGACCAACAACACCATTCTCATGCAGGCCAGGATCAACTGATCCAAGGTGTCCTCCTGATTGCTACCCAGGCTCTAAAGATCCACGGTGTCCCAAACCTACAACACCAAGACCAACAACACGCAGACCAACAACACCATTCTCATGCAAGCCTGGCTCCACTGATCCAAGGTGTACCCCAGTCTGCTATCCAGGATCAACTGATCGAAGGTGTCCCAAACCTACAACACCAAGACCAACAACACCATTCTCGTGCAGGCCAGGATCAACTGATCGAAGATGTCGTCCAATCTGCTTCCCAGACTCTACAGATCCACGGTGTCCCAAACCTACAACACCAAGACCAACAACACGCAGACCAACAACACCATTCTCATGCAGGCCAGGATCAACTGATCCAAGGTGTCCTCCTGTCTGCTACCCAGGCTCTACAGATCCACGGTGTCCCAAACCTACAACACCAAGACCAACAACACGCAGACCAACAACACCATTCTCATGCAGGCCAGGATCAACTGATCCAAGGTGTCCTCCTGTCTGCTACCCAGGCTCTACAGATCCACGGTGTCCCAAACCTACAACACCAAGACCAACAACACGCAGACCAACAACACCATTCTCATGCAGGGCCAGGATCAGACTGATCCAAGGTGTCCTCCTGTCTGCTACCCAGGCTCTACAGATCCACGGTGTCCCGAACCTACAACAAGACCATCTACCACAACAAGTAGACCAACAACCACTATTCACATGCAAGCCTGGCTCTACTGATCCAAGATGTCGTCCAGTCTGTTATCCAGGCTCTATTGATCCAAGGTGTCCCAAGTCTACAACACCGAAACCAACAACACCAAGAACCACAACAACTACACCAACAACACAATTCACATGCAAGCCTGGCTCTACTGATCCAAGGGTGTCGTCCAGTCTGTTACCCAGGCTCTACTGA